The genomic stretch GGGCTTCAAGGTGCGGCCGGCGGACGCGGAGCCGTTCTCGGGCCACGCCTTCAAGATCGATCTCGATGTGGCGCAGCTCCGTCTGATCCCCGCCGGAGACCCTCCGCTGCGGCGCACCGTGGAGCAGATCGTCGCGCCCTATCCCCTCGTCGTGGCTGCCAATGCCAGCTTCTTCGACACGGAGGGCCGTGCGATGGGCCTCGCGGTCGACGAAGGGCGAGTCATGGCCATGAGCAACCGGCGGCCCTGGGGCGCTCTCGTGATCGATGACAAGCAGGGGCGGATCATGCTCGGCGCCGACATCCAGAACCCTCTCGACCATCGCCTCATCGTCCAGGGCATCCCCCGGCTTCTGATCGGGGGAAAGGTTCCGCCGCTGAAACCCCAGGTCGCCGAGCGGACCGCCGTGTGCGCCGGGGGCAACATCGTCGTCCTCGTCGTCTCGACGAAGGTCGAAGCCACTGCCTTCGCGCGCTTCCTTGCCGATCCGCCCGACCGGGGCGGGCTCGGGTGCTGGGATGCCCTCAATCTCGATGGAGGCCCGTCGACACAGCTCGTGGTGAAGCTCCCCGCACTGACGCTGTCGCTACCCGGCGGATGGGGAGTACCAAACGCGCTGGTCGTCGCTCCCGGCAAGCAGTAATGGTCTGCCCGGCCGCGCCGTCTCCGCCAGACGCTCCTCGGGCACGAATCGCTGGCCACCCCCGAGATCTACACGCACGTGAGCCCGGAGCGCGGGCGGGAGGCGGTGCAGCTGCTGGGGGTATCGCCGAGTGGACGGTTGACGGGGTAGACGCGACGGGACTAGCTTGGGGCATGGTGGTTTCGTCCGGACGCACCAAGCACTGGACCCGAGTCGAGTACGAGCGGCTGATCGATCTGGGCGCCTTCCGGCCCGGCGAGCGCCTGGAGCTGGTCGGCGGGGCCCTGCTCGTCTCCGAGCCTCAAGGCGGTCCGCACTTCACCGCTATCGGGCTCGTCGAGGATGCGCTGCGCCAGGTCTTTGGCAGCGGCTGGACAGTTCGGGCGCAGGGCCCCATCGCGCTCGACGAGGACTCCGAACCCGAGCC from Candidatus Methylomirabilota bacterium encodes the following:
- a CDS encoding phosphodiester glycosidase family protein, with product MAGAMMSPASAEPPRFSVVAPGIAHAGFKVRPADAEPFSGHAFKIDLDVAQLRLIPAGDPPLRRTVEQIVAPYPLVVAANASFFDTEGRAMGLAVDEGRVMAMSNRRPWGALVIDDKQGRIMLGADIQNPLDHRLIVQGIPRLLIGGKVPPLKPQVAERTAVCAGGNIVVLVVSTKVEATAFARFLADPPDRGGLGCWDALNLDGGPSTQLVVKLPALTLSLPGGWGVPNALVVAPGKQ